DNA from Acidobacteriota bacterium:
CAGGGAAGAACCAACAAGTGGGTACCACCCTCGGGGAGCTCCTTGGTGAGCCTTATGGCTTTTCTTCGATCTTTCGTGAGAGAGAACCCGGCGCGCTACGTCTGTGATGGGGAATGGAGCCCGTGGCTACCCCCCTGCGGCTTCTCAGCGTGGCGCTCCATCTCTCATGACTTTTGAGGAGAACTCACCATGTCTAGCAGTCATTCCTTTCCCGACCTTCGCCTCTATCGCATGCTGTGGTTGGCCATCGCAGCGCTCCTCGTCCTGTTCTTCGTACTGGTGCCCGGAGCACTGGGAGCCCAGGAGGAGCTCGATCCCTTCCAGGAGCTCCTGATCAAAAAAACTGACTTCGACACCGAGACCCGCGCCGCCGTCACCCAGGGTGAATCCGTGGAGGTCCTCGTCACCTTCCGGGATCGCGACGAGGACGCGGCCGGGATGCTCCGGCAGTCGGTGGACGAAGAAGAAGGGCTCCAGGCCCAGCTCGAGTATCGCTCCGCGGTCTGGGGCCTGTTCAAAGGAGCCGTTCTCCAGGATCTGGAGCAGCAGGATCTCGCAGTGGAGGTGACCCGGGACTTCGACTACCTCCCCGTGACAGTGGTGCAGATCCAGAGTCCCGAACAGGCCGAGGCTCTGCTCAGCCATCCCGACGTCCTGGGCCTGTCGCAAAATCGCTGGTACGAACCCATGGTGAGCAAAAGCCTGCCGCTGATCAACCACCAAGGAGCCCTCAACGTCGTCCACGGCAGCGGCTCCCAACTCGGCGCCCATAGCTCGGTGGTGGTCATCGACAGCGGTGTCGACTACACCCTCCCCACCTTCGGCTCCTGTGAGGCCGCGGGAGAGGAAGGGTGCGTGGTCTCCTACGCGCGGGACTTCGCCCCCGAAGACGGCGAGCTGGACAACACCGGTCACGGCACCAACGTCGCCGGCATTGTCCACGCCGTGGCGCCGGGGGCCAAGATCATCTCCCTGGACGTCTTCCGCGACGTCGGCGGCGGCGTCCAAAGGGCCTCCAGAGACGACATCATCGCCGCCATCGACTGGGCCCTGCGCAACACCTACTGGCACAAGATCAAAGCCATCAACTTGAGCCTGGGCAGCCCGCGACGGTTCAATGTCTGCGCCGCCGCATCGACCTTCAGCCCCTACCATTCGGCCTTCGAACTGCTCTACCAATACGGCATCATGCCGGTGGTGGCCAGCGGCAACGAAGCCGATCCCAATCAAGTGACCGACCCCGCTTGCGCTCCCAAGGCAGTGGCGGTGGGCTCGGTGCTCGACACCGACATCACCTTCCTCAATCACCAGAACTTCTTCTACGGCAGCTGCTGGGAGAATCCCGGCACTCCGAAGGATACGGTGAGCTGTTTCTCCAACGGCGGCCCGGAGCTCGATCTGCTGGCCCCCGGCGACAAGATCACCGCCGCCGGCATCACCACCCAGGGCACCTCCCAGGCCGCTCCCCATGTCGCCGGTGCTGCCGCGGTGCTGCGTTCCTACTACCGCTGGGAGTCGATCCCGGAAACCCTGGCACGCATGACCCGCAGTGGCACCCCCATCACCGATCATCGCACCGGTGAGGTCTACCCCCGACTAGATCTCGGCGCCGCCCTGCAGGTGGATCCCTGCGAGCTCAACAGTCTGGCTCCGGGGTGTGTCCTCGGACGAGACGACTGCGGTCAGCGTTTCGACGGCGCCATCTGCGAGCAATTCCGCGACGTGATCTTCGATCTCTGCCTGGTCAAGCCGTGGATCTGCGTCGAACCCTGGCCCACTGAGCCACTGCAGGATTTCGACCCCGAACGCTTCCGCGGCCGCCGCTTCTAAGGAGCCACCGGCTCCATCCCATCCCCTGACCTACCACCGGCGGGGCCCTCGGGCTCCGCCGGTTTTTTTGGTACCAACGAGTGGGTACCACTCCCTTTCGCTCCCCTCGAACCTGTCCCCTAAGCCCCAAAACCACCGCCGGTATGGCGAGGGAGCGGGTTCCGAGGATGGGCGTCCGCGCCTACCGCAGGGCCCGACTCCCGAGCACCCCGCTCTGTCCTACCCTCGCTCAGCCCAGAAAAGCCGACAGGATGTCGGCGTTCCCAGGGGGAACCAACAAGTGGGTACCACCCTCCTGAGAATCGCTCCCAGGAGAAACCAACAAGTGGGTACCACCCTTCTGAGAACCCACTCTTAGCTTCATGGCTTTTTTTCGATTTTCTGTGAGAGAGATTTCTCCGCGCTGCGTCTGTGTCAGGGAATGCAGCCCGTAGGCCCTGATTCTCGGGCCTCGATATTTGACTGACGCGCCGCCTGCGGCGCAGCTTGCGGGGGCCGGTGAGCCCCCAGGAGAGAACGACTCATGAACGATCGTCAACGACTCATTCACCGCCGCCGGGGCTTGGGGAGCATCGCTGCGACCTTCCTCGCCCTGACTTTGATCCTCCTGCCAGGCAGCCTGGCAGCGCAGGAGGAGCCGGACAACTTCGCGGCTCTCATGGCCAAGAAGAGCGACCTCGATGCCGAAACGCTGAACGCCATCCAGGAAGGCCAGGGCGTCGAAGTGCTGGTGACCTTCCGTGACAAAGACGACAACGCCGTCCACATGCTCAAGCAGTCGGTGGACGAGGAGGAAGGGCTGCAGGCGCAGCTCGAGTACCGGGCCGCCGTCTGGGGGCTCTACAAAGGCTCCGTCTTCCAGGACCTGGAAGAGCAGGACATGGCCGTGGAGGTCACCCGCGACTACGACAACCTGCCGATTGCCCTGGTGCAGGTTCAGAGCCAGGAACAGCTGGAGACCCTCGCCAGCCACCCCGATGTCCTCGGCGTCAGCCAGGACCAATGGATGTACCCCGCGCTGAGCCAGAGCCTGCCGCAGATCAACCACGCCCAGGCTGAGGCCAAGCTGGCGCAGCACGGCATGCTCCTGGGCCAGTACGGCTCGGTGGCGGTCATCGACACCGGCGTCGACTACACCCACCCCGACTTCGGTAGCTGCGACGCCGCCGGCGATCCCGGCTGCGCGGTCTCCATCGCCCGCGACTTCGCTCCGGACGACGGCGCGCTGGACGACCACGGCCACGGCACCAACGTCGCCGGCATCGTCCACGGCGTGGCCCCGGGAGCCAAGATTCTCGCCCTCGACGTCTTCCAGCGGGATTCCCGGGGCAACCTGGGAGCCCTCACCTCGGACATCATCGACGCCATCAACTGGGTCATCCGCAACACCTACTGGCACAAGGTCAAGGCCATCAACCTCAGCCTGGGTGGCCCCCGGCGTTATACCTTCTGCACCTCGGACCTGACCTTCAGCCCCTACCGCCAGGCCTTCGAGCTGGCCCGGGACTACGGCATCATGCCGGTGGTGGCCAGCGGCAACGACGGCCACGCCAACTACGTGGCCGAGCCCGCCTGCTCCAACCAGGCCGTGGCCGTGGGCGCGGTCCTCGACCACACCGTCCCCCCGGGCAATGGCTACAGCTATCCCCTCGCCGGCTGCACCGACCCCGTCGGTACTCCCATCGACACTGTCAACTGCTTCTCCAACGGCGGTCCGGAACTCGAGCTGCTGGCCCCCGGCACCCTCATCACCGCCGCTGGGATCACCTTCCCCGGGACTTCTCAGGCGGCGCCCCACGTCGCCGGTGCCGCTGCCGCCCTGCGCTCCTTCTATCGTTGGGAGTCGGTGGAAGAGACGCTGACCCGCCTCACCGCCAGCGGCACGCCCATCACCGACGGGCGTAACGGTCAGGTCTTCCCGCGCCTCGACCTGGGGGCGGCCATGGGCATCGACCCCTGCGCCATCAACCCCCTGGCCCCGGGCTGCGTCATCGGCCGTGACGACTGCGGTCAGCGCTACGACGGCCCGATCTGCGACCACTTCCGGGATGGGATCCTGGACCTGTGCGTGGTCAAGCCGTGGATCTGCGTCGAGCCGTGGCCGGAGATCCCGCTGATCGACTTCGACCCCGAGCGTTTCCGCGGGCGCCGGTTCTGGTGAGCCCAGCTCTGACGAGCTGACACCAACTCCGGTTCCCTACCCTAAGCCGGCGCGGGCCTCGAGCCCCGCCGGCTCTTTTTTTGTCTCGAATACCCACCCAGCCCCTTCCCACCGACGGTTCCGCCCCATCTCTTGCTGCCTTCTGCAAATCTGTCGCTTCGCCAAGCTGCGACGAGGGCTATAATGTTCAGGGGAAAGAAATTCCAGTCTTCGATGCCCAGTCTTTGATGCCCCAGTCTTGGATGCCACGCCGGCTCAGGAAAAGGTCTCGACCTATGCGACAGCACCCTCGGTTTCGTCTCGCCTCCCGTTTCTTCCCAATCAGCACGGCGATCTTCTGCGCCCTGACTCTCCTCGCCCTCGCCCCGGCGGCTCGAGCTCAGAACACGGTGCCCTTTGGATTCAAGAATCTCGAGGGACAGGTCGCTTCCGGGCTGCGAGTGGAGCTGGGGGAAGTCTCCGGATGCACCCTCCAGGTGCTGCAATCCGGAGCGTTTCCCAACGCCGCGGTAGAGCGCAAAGCGGTGGTGCTCAGCGGAGCCACCGTCGACCGCCGGGGAAGCGTGCGGATCCTTCTGCGCACTTCCTGTTCGCGCACGCCGGAAGTGCAGGAATGGTGGTGGCTCAATGCCGAGGGAGACCGGCTGGGAGCCAAGCGCCGCCCGCGGCTAGGCAACAACGACCCGGCCATCTCGTCGCTCTTCGAAGAGCGCACCGCGCTGCAGGTGGTGAGCTTCCTGACGCCGGAGGGCAAGCTCGAAGTCCTGATGCCGACGGAGCTCCAGGCCGGTGACACCCTCTCCGGCAGTCTCGCCTTCGAAGCATTGGGTGAGGGCCGGCAGCTGTCGAAGAACCTCGGCGGGCTGCGCAGCTACAGCCTGGAGCTCTCCGGCCAGGATGTGCGTCTGCTGCGGGAGACTTGGACTCTGACGCTGCCGGAGAATCTCCCGGGCATCATCGAGATCTCCCTCTGGGACGTCACCGGCGAGCTGCTGGCGGCCAACGCCGTCCCCCTGGCGGAGAGTCCGGAAGTCTCCGACCTCTTCCGCATTCCCCGCTTCACCCAGGGCGGCCAGGCCTTCTCCATCCGCGGTCCTTTTGACGGCGACCTCTCCAACACCTCCGTCGCCCTCGGCGAGGCCGGGGCAGCAGTGCTCGCCGAATCGCCACGGCGGGCGGTGGTCCGTGCCCCTTCCCGCCCGGTGGGGTCGGTAGAGATCCGCATCAAAGAGAGCGAGACCACCGCCGTTGGCGAGTTGCGCAACATCGACGTGCGGGTAGCGGCCCGGCAGCCCACCATCACCACCGGAGAGCGGCTGGATCTGAACGTCGAGGTCAGCGGGCTCCAAGGCCTGGAGCAGCCGGTACGCATCGAGCTGGTCAACCACACCCTGGCCCTGGCCCACTTCCTCGACGCCGGCCTGAGCCCGGTGCTGGTCTTCCAGCCGGACCAGGTGAACCCCAACGGCACCGCCAACCAAAGCCTCCAGTTGGAGGGCAATCAGGGAGGCACCTTCGATATCGAGGCCCGCCTGGCGGCCGGCAACTAGCTGCCGGCATGATAGACATAGCCGGTGCAACTGCTCACCCAATGCCCCGAATGTAGCCGTCGGCGGGACGTCACCGGCCAAGCCCCCGGCACGTCCTTGCCTTGCCCCTGCGGAGCCACCCTGACGGTCCCCGCCCCCTCGCTGGGGGATGCGGAGGTGGTGCGCTGCTCTTCCTGTGGCAGTCCCCGCCAAGGCCAGGAGGCCACCTGCCGCTTCTGCGCTGCCGATTTCACCCTCCACGAAAGAGACCTCAACATCGTCTGTGGCAGCTGCCTGCACCGCGCCAGCGGCAAGGGCCGCTTTTGCCACCATTGCGGCAGCCCGCTGCTCAAGGACCAAGCGCTGGACGTCTCCGGCTCCCTATGCCCTGCCTGCACCGAGGACACGAAGCTCCAAAGTCGGCGCCTCTCCCGGGATCTCGCGGTCTTGGAATGCCCCCGTTGCGCCGGGCTGTGGCTCGAATGGGAACCCTTCCGGCTGTTGGAGAAAGAGGCCCAGCAGAACGCCCAAGCCGCCATCGAGCGGCGCCCGGCCTCGGTCACCCCGGTGGAGACTCAGCAGCAGCAGAGCCGCGCCTACCGGCCGTGCATCGTCTGCGGCAACCTGATGAATCGCCGCAATTACGCCCGCAGCAGCGGCGTCATCATCGACACCTGCAAAGACCACGGCGTGTGGTTCGACTTCGAGGAGCTGGCGCGCATCCTCACCTGGATCCGCCGCGGCGGCCTGCAGCGGGAGGGCGCTCGGCAAAAGCAAGAGCTAACCGAGCTGGAGCGCAGGAAACGCCTCGAACGACTGGACAAGAGCGGGCCCATGGGTGGTGGCGGCGGTACGCTGCTGGGCGAAGATTCGCGGTCGGGGATTTGGCTTCTCGACCTGCTGGTGGACTTTCTGCTCCCCTGACCGGAGCCCAGCCCCCCACAGCGCATTCCTCTCATCTCGTGTTTTTCCGAGCCTCGGCTCGCGATCTGCTGCCCGCCTCTACCGGCGGTCGGCTTCTTTTTCCCAGGAGCCCTCCATGGAAGGCTATTACGATCACCACGCGACCCTACAACTGAACCGCCCCCTGGCCGTCGCCGGCATGATCGGCAGCCCCTACCGCCACACGGCGTACCACGTCTCGTCGCGCACCGGCCTGCCGTTCACTGATCTCGACCGCAAGATAGAGCACGAGGCGGGACAATCCCTGTGGGATCTGGTGACTCTTCGCGGAGAGCCAGCCCTGCGCGAGCTGGAGCGCAAGGTGCTGCTCCAGACCCTGCGCGCCCGCCCCGCCGGCATCATCGCTCTGGGAGACGGCACCCTCCTCGACGCCGACAACAAGCGGGCGGTGCTGGAGTCGACGACGCTGGTGCACTTGGAGATGGACCTGGCGGCGAACTATTGGCATATCCGGCGCCATGAAGAAGAGCATGGACGCTTCTGGAATCCCTTCCTGCCCTCCCCCATCACCCGGATCGAGGAACTGCGGCCGGTGTTCCAGCAGCTGGAGCCGAGCCTGCGGGATGCGCATTGGGTCCTGCCGGCGGCGGGCCGCCACTCGTCTCAGCTGGCGCTGGAGATCATCGGCCGCCTGCAGGAGGTGAAGGCGGGTTGAGGCCTCGACTGGCGCCGGGCTCCTCGACGGCGGCGACCCTGCCCAGCCCGACCCGCTCCAGAAGAGCGCGAAAGCGCGGCTCCTCCCGTAGCGGATCGTAGAGCGGCCCGACCCCCAGCCAGATCAGATCCGTGGCCCGCAGCCCGGCGGCCTGCTCCAGCGCCGTCAGAGCGTTCTCCCGCTCCCCCAGCCGCAGCAAGAGCCGCGCCTTGAGCACCGGCGAGACATAGCGCTCGGCGGCGACTTCCTTCAGGCGCCGTAGCAGCTCCCTGGCCCGCCGGAGATCTCCGGCCCCCACCGAAGCACACCCCAGGGCAGAGAACATCTCCGGACTGCCGCCGGAGAGCTCGATGGCCCGGCGGAGGCTGCCCACCGCTTCCTGGGAGCGCCCCAGCTGGTCGTAGGCCCGGCCGAGGAAGAAGTGGGCCATGGCGAAGCCCTCGTCCATCTCCAGCGTCGACTGCAGCTCGCTCACCGCCTCCTCATAGCGGTGGGCGAAGAGGCGTTGCAGCCCGAGGCTGGTACTCACCGCCAGATTCAGCGGGTCGAGCTCCAGGGCGATGCCCAGGTGGCGGCGGGCGGCGACGAATTTGCCGTGGGGCACCAAGTAGTTCATGGCGTACCAATGGTGCGCCGGGGCGTGCTGGGGATCGAGCTCCAGGGCCCGGCGGAAGGATTGCGCCGACGCCTCCGGGTCCCATTCGTAAACCGAGCGCAGCAGCCCCAAGGTGTTGTGGGGCCCCGCCAGCTCCGGGTTCAGCTCTAGAGCCCGTTGCGCCGCCTGGCGAGCCTCCGGCATCACCTCGTCCGGCGCTGCCACGCCGTAGAGACCGAGGACGGCGTAGGCGTCCGCCAGAGCAGCGTGGGCACGGGCGAAGTCCTCCTGCCGCTCGATGGCCTCCTGGAAGAGCTCGATGCTCCGCCGCAACCCCTCCTCGGTGCGCCGATCCCATTGATGGCGTCCCTGGAGGTAGAGGTGGAAAGCATCCATGTGGGGCTCCGGCAGCGACTCCATCTCCTGGGTTTGCTCGTCCTGGATCCAGGTCCCCCGAAGAGCCTCGATGATCCGCCGGGCGATCTTGTCCTGCACCGCGAACAGGTCTTCCATGCGGTGGTCGTAGCGCTGGGACCACAGGTGATAGCCGTCGGCGGTCTTGATCAGCTGGACGGTGATGCGCAGCTGATCGCCGGATTTGCGCACGCTGCCCTCGAGCACCGCGTCGACGTTGAGCTGCCGGCCGATGAGGCGCACATCCTGGGCCTGACCGAGGAATTGGAAGGAGGAGGTCCGGGAAGCCACCCGCAGGCCGGACAGGCCCCCCAGCCGGTGGATCAGCTCCTCCGCCAAACCGCAGCAGAAATACTCCTGATCCTGTGCCTCGCTGAGATCGGCGAAGGGCAGCACGGCGATGGAGGAGCGCCCAGAGCCCGCCGAGAGCCCCACCGGCACGGCGTTCTCGGTGGAGCGCTCGTCGGCGCTCTCAAGATCCGCCAGCAGCTCATCGACGCTCTGATACCGGCGCCCGGGGTCCTTCTCCAGAGCCTTGAACACCACCGGCGTGAGATCCCGATTTCCCACCCGCCCCCGCTCTCCCAAGGGCTCCGGCGGATCCATCAACACCGAGAGCAGCACCGCCGACTCGGCGGCCCCGCGGAACGGCCGCTGGCCGGCGAGCATCTCGTACATCAGGATGCCCAAGGACCAGATGTCGGAGCGCTGATCGCCAGCTTCGCCGCGCAGAACTTCCGGCGCCATATAGCCGCTGGTGCCTACGGCGTGCCCCGCTCGGGTCACCCGCTCGCTGCCCACCAACCGCGAGACGCCGAAATCCAACAGCTTGACCACCCCATCGCCGGTGATCATTACGTTGCCGGGCTTGATATCCCGGTGCACGATGCCCCGGCGGTGGGCGGCTCCCAGCCCCAAGGCGATCTGCCGGATCCACTCCACCACCTCCGCCGGCGCCAGATCCTCCCGCTGCATGCACGAACGCAGGGTCTCCCCCTCGTAGAACGGCATGCACAGGAAGCGAGCGCCGTCGTCGGTCTCGCCGATCTCGTGGAGGGTGCAGATATTCGGATGGTCGAGCTGGGACACCGCCTGGGCTTCGAGCAGGAAACGCTGGTGAGCAACGGTGTCCTCGCTCTGCTCGGAGGGCAGGAACTTGAGCGCCACGGTGCGCTGGAGACGCGTGTCGTGAGCACGGTAAATCACCCCCATGCCACCACGGGCCACCTCTTCCAAAAGCTGGTAATGGGCGATCTTATTCACCATGGGATGGACGCTCGGCACCGCCGATCACGACCCTCCCGGACTGGCAAAAGCGGGTCGCGTTGGGCGGCTGGATGGGGAGTATATCGCGCTCCCAGAGACATAGAGATGTCCATGTAAATTCGTCTAAGTGACTCCGCCACAGTGGGTTAACCCAGCCGACACAGGCCCGTAACAGGGGATTCTGTGGAAATCCTTCGTTCGTCCCCTCCCAGCTTCGGCTCCAGCCTGAGGGGAATGTCCTAAGATGTTAGAAACAATGACCTTATGGGGCATGCACAATTCCTTGTTCAAAACGGAAAAAGGCGCGTGACCATGCGGGTTTAGGCCGCTTTCGAAGGGCTTTCCCACAGGATTATCCACAGTCTCTGTGGAGAACCCATGCTAGATTGCCGAGCTATGAGTAGCACGCGTATCTTCATCGTCGAGGACGAACCGGATATCGCCGAAGTCCTCGAGTACAACCTGGGGCGGGAGGGATTCGAAGTCCAGAGCTTCGAGCGCGGAGACACAGCGTTGACGGCCACCCGGAGGGACACCCCGGACCTGGTGCTGCTGGACCTCATGCTGCCGGGCCTGGACGGCCTGGAGTTCGCCCGGATGCTGAAACGGGAGCCCGCCACCTCGCGCATCCCGGTGATCATGCTCACCGCCAAGGGCGAAGAGGTGGACCGCATCGTCGGCCTCGAGCTCGGAGCCGACGACTACATCACCAAGCCCTTCAGCCCACGAGAAGTGGTCCTGAGGGTCAAGGCGGTGCTACGCCGTCACTCCAACGGCGGCGAGGAAACCGCGGAATTGCTGGAAGCCGGACCGGTACGTCTCGACGTACCCGGTCACCAACTGCAGATCGGTGACGAGGAGATCGCCCTCACCGCCACCGAGTTCCGTCTTCTCAAGCTCCTCATGGAGCGCTCCGGCCGGGTGCAGAGCCGCAGCCGGTTGCTCTCCGACGTCTGGGGCTATGCCGAGGACGTCGACAGTCGCACCGTCGACACCCACATCCGCCGTCTGCGCCGCAAACTCGGCGACGAGGCGACCCGTATCGAAACCGTCGTGGGGGTCGGTTACCGCTTCAAACCCTGACCTCAGGGTCTCTACCCCGAGAACAAGACCCCGCGGCCTGCGCTTTCACTCCAACGCCCGCTACCCCATAGGCCATGACCACCTCCCCCATTTCCTCCTTCCGCCTTCGCCTGACCTCTCTGTGGCCCGCCTTGGCGGCCTTGGTGGCCGCCTTGGCTCTGCTCTGGTGGCAGATCCCCCAGCTGCAGGAGCGCACGGTGGTACGCCAGCTCTATGCCGTCCTCGACCTGCTCGCGCCGCAGGTCCAGCCGCACCTGGGAGAGCCCCTGGAAGTGCTCCAACCCTGGGTCGAAGACCTGGCTGCGGACGGACCGCTGCGCATCACCATCATCCACAACGACGGCACCGTCTACGCCGACAGCGCCCGGACGCTGGACGAGACCCACTACATGGAGAACCATGGCCGGCGCCCGGAAGTGCTGATGGCGTGGGAAGACGGCCGCGGCGTGTCCGTGCGCCGGAGCACCACCACCGGCCTGAGCTACGTCTACACGGCGCGGCCGGTGACCGCCGCCACGGGGGAGCCCTGGGTGCTGCGAGTCGCT
Protein-coding regions in this window:
- a CDS encoding S8 family serine peptidase; protein product: MSSSHSFPDLRLYRMLWLAIAALLVLFFVLVPGALGAQEELDPFQELLIKKTDFDTETRAAVTQGESVEVLVTFRDRDEDAAGMLRQSVDEEEGLQAQLEYRSAVWGLFKGAVLQDLEQQDLAVEVTRDFDYLPVTVVQIQSPEQAEALLSHPDVLGLSQNRWYEPMVSKSLPLINHQGALNVVHGSGSQLGAHSSVVVIDSGVDYTLPTFGSCEAAGEEGCVVSYARDFAPEDGELDNTGHGTNVAGIVHAVAPGAKIISLDVFRDVGGGVQRASRDDIIAAIDWALRNTYWHKIKAINLSLGSPRRFNVCAAASTFSPYHSAFELLYQYGIMPVVASGNEADPNQVTDPACAPKAVAVGSVLDTDITFLNHQNFFYGSCWENPGTPKDTVSCFSNGGPELDLLAPGDKITAAGITTQGTSQAAPHVAGAAAVLRSYYRWESIPETLARMTRSGTPITDHRTGEVYPRLDLGAALQVDPCELNSLAPGCVLGRDDCGQRFDGAICEQFRDVIFDLCLVKPWICVEPWPTEPLQDFDPERFRGRRF
- a CDS encoding S8 family serine peptidase, producing the protein MNDRQRLIHRRRGLGSIAATFLALTLILLPGSLAAQEEPDNFAALMAKKSDLDAETLNAIQEGQGVEVLVTFRDKDDNAVHMLKQSVDEEEGLQAQLEYRAAVWGLYKGSVFQDLEEQDMAVEVTRDYDNLPIALVQVQSQEQLETLASHPDVLGVSQDQWMYPALSQSLPQINHAQAEAKLAQHGMLLGQYGSVAVIDTGVDYTHPDFGSCDAAGDPGCAVSIARDFAPDDGALDDHGHGTNVAGIVHGVAPGAKILALDVFQRDSRGNLGALTSDIIDAINWVIRNTYWHKVKAINLSLGGPRRYTFCTSDLTFSPYRQAFELARDYGIMPVVASGNDGHANYVAEPACSNQAVAVGAVLDHTVPPGNGYSYPLAGCTDPVGTPIDTVNCFSNGGPELELLAPGTLITAAGITFPGTSQAAPHVAGAAAALRSFYRWESVEETLTRLTASGTPITDGRNGQVFPRLDLGAAMGIDPCAINPLAPGCVIGRDDCGQRYDGPICDHFRDGILDLCVVKPWICVEPWPEIPLIDFDPERFRGRRFW
- a CDS encoding zf-TFIIB domain-containing protein translates to MQLLTQCPECSRRRDVTGQAPGTSLPCPCGATLTVPAPSLGDAEVVRCSSCGSPRQGQEATCRFCAADFTLHERDLNIVCGSCLHRASGKGRFCHHCGSPLLKDQALDVSGSLCPACTEDTKLQSRRLSRDLAVLECPRCAGLWLEWEPFRLLEKEAQQNAQAAIERRPASVTPVETQQQQSRAYRPCIVCGNLMNRRNYARSSGVIIDTCKDHGVWFDFEELARILTWIRRGGLQREGARQKQELTELERRKRLERLDKSGPMGGGGGTLLGEDSRSGIWLLDLLVDFLLP
- a CDS encoding shikimate kinase codes for the protein MEGYYDHHATLQLNRPLAVAGMIGSPYRHTAYHVSSRTGLPFTDLDRKIEHEAGQSLWDLVTLRGEPALRELERKVLLQTLRARPAGIIALGDGTLLDADNKRAVLESTTLVHLEMDLAANYWHIRRHEEEHGRFWNPFLPSPITRIEELRPVFQQLEPSLRDAHWVLPAAGRHSSQLALEIIGRLQEVKAG
- a CDS encoding protein kinase, with translation MVNKIAHYQLLEEVARGGMGVIYRAHDTRLQRTVALKFLPSEQSEDTVAHQRFLLEAQAVSQLDHPNICTLHEIGETDDGARFLCMPFYEGETLRSCMQREDLAPAEVVEWIRQIALGLGAAHRRGIVHRDIKPGNVMITGDGVVKLLDFGVSRLVGSERVTRAGHAVGTSGYMAPEVLRGEAGDQRSDIWSLGILMYEMLAGQRPFRGAAESAVLLSVLMDPPEPLGERGRVGNRDLTPVVFKALEKDPGRRYQSVDELLADLESADERSTENAVPVGLSAGSGRSSIAVLPFADLSEAQDQEYFCCGLAEELIHRLGGLSGLRVASRTSSFQFLGQAQDVRLIGRQLNVDAVLEGSVRKSGDQLRITVQLIKTADGYHLWSQRYDHRMEDLFAVQDKIARRIIEALRGTWIQDEQTQEMESLPEPHMDAFHLYLQGRHQWDRRTEEGLRRSIELFQEAIERQEDFARAHAALADAYAVLGLYGVAAPDEVMPEARQAAQRALELNPELAGPHNTLGLLRSVYEWDPEASAQSFRRALELDPQHAPAHHWYAMNYLVPHGKFVAARRHLGIALELDPLNLAVSTSLGLQRLFAHRYEEAVSELQSTLEMDEGFAMAHFFLGRAYDQLGRSQEAVGSLRRAIELSGGSPEMFSALGCASVGAGDLRRARELLRRLKEVAAERYVSPVLKARLLLRLGERENALTALEQAAGLRATDLIWLGVGPLYDPLREEPRFRALLERVGLGRVAAVEEPGASRGLNPPSPPAGGR
- a CDS encoding response regulator transcription factor produces the protein MSSTRIFIVEDEPDIAEVLEYNLGREGFEVQSFERGDTALTATRRDTPDLVLLDLMLPGLDGLEFARMLKREPATSRIPVIMLTAKGEEVDRIVGLELGADDYITKPFSPREVVLRVKAVLRRHSNGGEETAELLEAGPVRLDVPGHQLQIGDEEIALTATEFRLLKLLMERSGRVQSRSRLLSDVWGYAEDVDSRTVDTHIRRLRRKLGDEATRIETVVGVGYRFKP